In one Umezawaea sp. Da 62-37 genomic region, the following are encoded:
- the ychF gene encoding redox-regulated ATPase YchF → MSLTLGIVGLPNVGKSTLFNALTRNDVLAANYPFATIEPNVGVVPLPDARLAKLAEIFGSEKLVPAVVSFVDIAGIVKGASEGEGLGNKFLANIREANAICQVVRVFDDADVVHVDGRIDAASDMETINTELILADLQTLEKAVPRLEKEARTQKDRRPALEAAQQAKAILDSGRTMFSAKSEVDNDLLRELSLLTTKPFLYVFNADEGVLTDEAKMKELRELVAPADAVFLDAKVESELLELDEESARELLESIGQHEPGMYSLARAGFHTLGLQTYLTAGPKEARAWTISQGATAPQAAGVIHTDFERGFIKAEVVSYNDLVESGSKAAAKAAGKVRMEGKDYVMVDGDVVEFRFNV, encoded by the coding sequence GTGAGTTTGACCCTCGGCATCGTCGGCCTGCCCAACGTCGGCAAGTCCACCCTTTTCAACGCGCTGACCCGCAACGACGTGCTCGCCGCGAACTACCCGTTCGCGACCATCGAGCCCAACGTCGGTGTCGTTCCGCTGCCCGACGCACGCCTGGCGAAGCTCGCCGAGATCTTCGGCTCCGAGAAGCTGGTGCCCGCCGTGGTGTCGTTCGTCGACATCGCGGGGATCGTGAAGGGCGCGTCGGAGGGTGAGGGGCTGGGGAACAAGTTCCTGGCCAACATCCGCGAGGCCAACGCGATCTGCCAGGTCGTCCGGGTCTTCGACGACGCCGACGTCGTGCACGTCGACGGTCGGATCGACGCGGCCAGCGACATGGAGACGATCAACACCGAGCTGATCCTCGCCGACCTCCAGACGTTGGAGAAGGCCGTACCCAGGCTCGAGAAGGAGGCGCGGACCCAGAAGGACCGCCGCCCCGCCCTCGAAGCCGCCCAGCAGGCCAAGGCCATCCTCGACAGCGGCCGCACCATGTTCAGCGCGAAGTCCGAAGTGGACAACGACCTGCTGCGCGAACTCAGCCTGCTCACGACCAAGCCGTTCCTGTACGTCTTCAACGCCGACGAGGGCGTCCTCACCGACGAGGCGAAGATGAAGGAACTGCGCGAGCTGGTCGCCCCGGCCGACGCGGTGTTCCTGGACGCCAAGGTCGAGTCGGAACTGCTGGAGCTGGACGAGGAGTCGGCTCGCGAGCTGCTGGAGTCCATCGGCCAGCACGAGCCCGGCATGTACTCGTTGGCGCGCGCGGGTTTCCACACCCTCGGGTTGCAGACGTACCTGACGGCGGGGCCGAAGGAGGCCCGGGCGTGGACGATCTCCCAGGGGGCGACCGCTCCGCAGGCCGCCGGGGTGATCCACACGGACTTCGAGCGCGGGTTCATCAAGGCCGAGGTCGTGTCCTACAACGACTTGGTGGAGTCCGGGTCCAAGGCCGCGGCGAAGGCGGCGGGCAAGGTGCGCATGGAGGGCAAGGACTACGTGATGGTCGACGGCGACGTGGTGGAGTTCCGGTTCAACGTGTGA
- a CDS encoding type II toxin-antitoxin system prevent-host-death family antitoxin, whose protein sequence is MPITASEARRDLFALIKRVNDDREAVEIVSEHGNAVLVCAEDYAALCEGSYLLHSPANARRLLKAYGNALDRVGLAERDLI, encoded by the coding sequence ATGCCCATCACGGCGAGCGAGGCCCGCAGGGATCTCTTCGCGCTCATCAAGAGGGTCAACGACGACCGCGAGGCCGTCGAGATCGTCTCCGAGCACGGGAACGCCGTACTCGTCTGCGCTGAGGACTACGCCGCCCTGTGTGAGGGCTCGTACCTCCTGCACTCGCCCGCGAACGCCCGCCGCCTGCTGAAGGCGTACGGGAACGCCCTCGATCGTGTCGGCCTCGCCGAGCGCGACTTGATCTGA
- a CDS encoding exonuclease domain-containing protein, with protein MSAEWVAIDFENANWSRESACSVGMSLVRDGRIADRFSTYVKPPGVGGFHPFNTSIHGITANTVANAPEWPQALARMLEFADGRPLVAHNAGFDMSVIRNACTATRVPWPELRYACTLMIARRTWQLLAYRLPHVAEAAGVALGSDTQGHADTAAEILLAAMRLHGVDEVDDLLDTLRIRLGHQTAHTWTGAQRVPPSTRRGLFYGLNVCLTGQLTTMPRIEAQYRLAEAGAQAVPGVTSKTDVLVVGTPEPDLFVPGRVESGEQRVARDLLDRGHRIEVIGEVDFLRRLCG; from the coding sequence GTGAGCGCTGAATGGGTGGCGATCGACTTCGAGAACGCCAACTGGTCACGGGAGAGTGCCTGCTCAGTGGGCATGAGCCTGGTGCGGGACGGTCGGATCGCGGACAGGTTCAGCACGTACGTCAAGCCGCCGGGCGTCGGCGGGTTCCACCCGTTCAACACGTCGATCCACGGAATAACGGCGAATACGGTCGCGAATGCGCCCGAATGGCCGCAAGCATTGGCACGAATGCTCGAATTCGCCGACGGTAGGCCCCTGGTCGCCCACAACGCCGGATTCGACATGAGCGTCATCCGCAACGCCTGCACAGCGACCCGCGTCCCGTGGCCCGAACTCCGCTACGCCTGCACCCTCATGATCGCCCGCCGCACCTGGCAACTGCTCGCCTACCGCCTCCCCCACGTCGCCGAAGCCGCCGGTGTCGCCCTGGGCAGCGACACCCAGGGCCACGCCGACACCGCCGCGGAGATCCTCCTGGCCGCCATGCGCCTGCACGGCGTCGACGAGGTCGACGACCTCCTCGACACCCTCCGCATCCGCCTCGGCCACCAGACCGCGCACACGTGGACCGGCGCCCAACGCGTCCCGCCGTCCACCCGCCGGGGCCTGTTCTACGGCCTCAACGTCTGCCTCACCGGCCAGTTGACCACCATGCCCCGCATCGAGGCCCAGTACCGGTTGGCCGAAGCGGGCGCTCAGGCCGTGCCGGGAGTGACGTCGAAGACCGACGTGCTGGTCGTGGGGACGCCGGAGCCGGACCTGTTCGTGCCGGGGAGGGTGGAGAGCGGGGAGCAGCGGGTGGCGCGGGACCTGCTCGACAGGGGGCACCGGATCGAGGTGATCGGGGAGGTGGACTTCCTGAGGCGCCTTTGCGGATGA
- a CDS encoding Uma2 family endonuclease, whose translation MTALPKWMRPPREEGWFAEDLDRLPEAPRHTELIDGALVFMTSPQRSWHGRLVTALTTNLMAQAPDGVEVEREMTIRLDARNRPEPDILATTAAYDPDRTWYAPDDVLLVVEVVSPESAHRDRTVKLRKYAEAGIRHHWCIEGEGTMPVVHVYELDQPTGAYAPAGIFRETLRRTLPFEIDLDLNALFPKRIG comes from the coding sequence ATGACCGCCTTGCCCAAGTGGATGCGCCCACCGCGCGAGGAAGGCTGGTTCGCGGAGGACTTGGACCGCCTTCCGGAAGCACCACGCCACACCGAACTGATCGACGGAGCCCTTGTCTTCATGACGTCGCCACAACGGTCCTGGCACGGCCGCCTGGTCACCGCCCTGACGACGAACCTGATGGCACAGGCACCGGATGGCGTCGAGGTGGAACGGGAGATGACGATCCGCCTGGACGCGCGCAACCGCCCCGAACCCGACATCCTGGCGACCACCGCCGCTTACGACCCCGACCGGACCTGGTACGCACCGGACGACGTGCTGCTGGTCGTCGAGGTCGTTTCGCCCGAGTCCGCGCACCGCGACCGGACGGTCAAGCTCCGCAAGTACGCCGAAGCCGGGATCCGGCACCACTGGTGCATCGAGGGCGAGGGCACGATGCCGGTGGTCCACGTCTACGAACTGGACCAGCCGACTGGGGCGTACGCCCCAGCCGGGATCTTCCGCGAAACGCTGCGGCGAACGCTGCCGTTCGAGATCGACCTCGATCTGAACGCCCTCTTCCCCAAGCGGATCGGCTGA
- a CDS encoding DUF6218 family protein, which yields MVTDTSPALLSARAADGRPMSGHVVVHRSGEVVVVRVVDVLGEETAAWDAMVTPETARRVLDECAGRALLAWEADKALEVVRELEDVAGVTSVERVVVGIPEALAEIAEAREAYAGAVAEHQAEHRESRDLRWLVALPEPLPETAEQLRRRARIVVAGEHPEADLISRLGTWLVLRWQENVEVLERREYMRERFGAPSVLPERWEKLVADANV from the coding sequence ATGGTCACCGACACCTCACCCGCCCTCCTGTCCGCCCGCGCCGCCGACGGCCGTCCGATGAGCGGGCACGTGGTCGTCCACCGGAGCGGGGAGGTGGTCGTGGTGCGGGTGGTCGACGTGCTGGGGGAGGAGACCGCGGCGTGGGACGCGATGGTGACGCCGGAGACGGCGCGCAGGGTGTTGGACGAGTGCGCGGGGCGGGCGCTGCTGGCGTGGGAGGCGGACAAGGCGCTGGAAGTGGTGCGGGAGTTGGAGGACGTGGCGGGGGTCACGTCGGTGGAGCGGGTCGTGGTGGGGATTCCCGAGGCGCTGGCGGAGATCGCGGAGGCGCGGGAGGCGTACGCGGGGGCTGTGGCGGAGCACCAGGCGGAGCACCGCGAGTCGCGGGACCTGCGGTGGCTGGTGGCGTTGCCGGAGCCGTTGCCCGAGACGGCCGAGCAGTTGCGGAGGCGGGCGCGGATCGTGGTGGCCGGTGAGCACCCCGAGGCCGACCTGATCAGCAGGCTGGGCACGTGGCTGGTGCTGCGGTGGCAGGAGAACGTCGAGGTGCTGGAACGCCGCGAGTACATGCGCGAGCGGTTCGGTGCTCCGTCGGTGCTGCCGGAGCGCTGGGAGAAGCTGGTGGCGGACGCCAACGTCTGA
- a CDS encoding mannosyltransferase translates to MNPRAVEARVLAIAPWLLGLSLLGQLTMVAFQTQMTMIDLMVYRNGSPELFTGFLYDWRLSEFSDKFALPFTYPPFSALVFVPLSWIPWGAARWFWQILCLACLYWLIRTALRMIDAEHLSRRAMLWTALAIWVEPVRTTLNYGQINLLLSAVLLATMASSRPWVAGFGVGVTAGIKLTPAVSGVYFLGTKRFAAAIWSVVAFGLTVGLGFLIAPQLSAEYWFHLLGDATRIGPVGSSINQSLRGALSRTVGYDVQSGPIYLVAVAVAVGLVVWALREALRARQTLAAIVVVQVFGLLVSPISWSHHWVWAMPALMWLLYGPANRHRLVNATAIVWVLSIGSFLISFLLIWQDSIWTIPRPWWESLLGWVYPASGLLTLVAIAVGLRALEPGPQTEPVSSPVSEPQPADQR, encoded by the coding sequence GTGAACCCGCGTGCCGTGGAAGCCCGCGTGCTCGCGATCGCGCCGTGGCTGCTGGGGCTGTCCCTGTTGGGGCAGTTGACGATGGTGGCGTTCCAGACGCAGATGACCATGATCGACCTGATGGTCTACCGGAACGGCTCGCCGGAGCTCTTCACGGGTTTCCTGTACGACTGGCGGCTCAGCGAGTTCTCGGACAAGTTCGCGCTGCCGTTCACCTACCCGCCGTTCTCGGCGCTGGTGTTCGTGCCGCTGTCGTGGATCCCGTGGGGCGCGGCGCGCTGGTTCTGGCAGATCCTCTGCCTGGCCTGCCTGTACTGGCTGATCCGCACGGCGCTGAGGATGATCGACGCCGAGCACCTGTCCCGGCGCGCGATGCTGTGGACGGCGCTGGCGATCTGGGTCGAGCCGGTGCGCACCACGCTGAACTACGGCCAGATCAACCTGCTGCTTTCCGCTGTGCTCCTCGCCACCATGGCAAGTTCCCGCCCGTGGGTGGCGGGGTTCGGCGTCGGGGTGACCGCGGGGATCAAGCTGACGCCGGCGGTGTCCGGCGTGTACTTCCTCGGCACCAAGCGGTTCGCGGCGGCGATCTGGTCGGTCGTGGCGTTCGGGCTGACGGTCGGGCTGGGGTTCCTGATCGCGCCGCAGCTGTCGGCCGAGTACTGGTTCCACCTGCTCGGCGACGCTACCCGCATCGGCCCGGTCGGCTCGTCGATCAACCAGTCGCTGCGCGGGGCGCTGTCGCGGACCGTCGGCTACGACGTGCAGAGCGGGCCGATCTACCTGGTGGCCGTCGCCGTCGCGGTGGGGCTGGTGGTGTGGGCGCTGCGCGAGGCGCTGCGGGCCCGGCAGACGCTGGCCGCGATCGTCGTGGTGCAGGTGTTCGGGCTGCTGGTGTCGCCGATCTCGTGGAGCCACCACTGGGTGTGGGCGATGCCCGCCCTGATGTGGCTGCTCTACGGCCCGGCGAACCGGCACCGGCTGGTCAACGCGACCGCGATCGTCTGGGTGCTGTCGATCGGCAGCTTCCTGATCTCGTTCCTGCTCATCTGGCAGGACTCCATCTGGACCATCCCGCGCCCGTGGTGGGAGTCGTTGCTCGGCTGGGTCTACCCGGCCTCCGGCCTGCTCACGCTGGTGGCGATCGCGGTGGGCCTGCGGGCCCTGGAACCGGGCCCGCAGACCGAACCCGTCAGCAGCCCGGTGTCAGAGCCGCAACCTGCTGACCAGCGCTGA
- a CDS encoding glycoside hydrolase family 88 protein produces MSIRRTALVAVGLLATGLAVAPPAVADPAPAAGCGVTDLMVKSSTYWVEHDTDQAANNWSNALFHVGNLAQVRTTGISNHKTWPWTEANRWQLPLDPAHPFAADPQASGEAYLDVWFFHQEDRVLDPLRANLAAEAASVAQGRTRYWSTPDALAMSLPSFVRIGVMDSDQALLDAARTLFRDAERRLFDDFTGLWLGNAQANGFAVSGLAKAVLALPADSPDRAEYARTLKRSAESLRWLQRPDGFWNAELLFGGQESSSTALITHALAAGINAGVLDRDAYLPVVRRGWTALTTSALRDSGLFGYVQARGSHRRAGADDSAAFGVGAFLSAGQQVAALTPGC; encoded by the coding sequence ATGTCAATTCGGAGGACCGCGCTCGTCGCGGTGGGCCTGCTCGCCACCGGCCTGGCCGTCGCCCCTCCGGCGGTCGCCGACCCCGCACCCGCCGCGGGCTGCGGGGTCACCGACCTGATGGTCAAGTCGTCCACCTACTGGGTCGAGCACGACACGGACCAGGCCGCGAACAACTGGTCCAACGCGCTGTTCCACGTCGGCAACCTCGCCCAGGTCCGCACGACCGGGATCAGCAACCACAAGACGTGGCCGTGGACCGAGGCCAACCGGTGGCAGCTGCCGCTCGATCCGGCGCACCCGTTCGCCGCCGACCCGCAGGCCTCCGGCGAGGCCTACCTGGACGTGTGGTTCTTCCACCAGGAGGACCGGGTCCTCGACCCGCTGCGCGCGAACCTGGCCGCCGAGGCGGCGAGCGTCGCGCAGGGCCGCACCCGGTACTGGTCGACGCCGGACGCGCTGGCCATGTCGCTGCCGTCGTTCGTCCGGATCGGCGTGATGGATTCGGACCAGGCGCTGCTGGACGCGGCGCGGACGCTGTTCCGGGACGCGGAGCGGCGGCTGTTCGACGACTTCACCGGGCTGTGGCTCGGCAACGCGCAGGCGAACGGCTTCGCGGTGTCCGGGCTGGCCAAGGCCGTGCTCGCGCTGCCCGCCGACAGCCCGGACCGCGCCGAGTACGCGCGGACGCTGAAGAGGTCGGCGGAGTCGCTGCGGTGGCTGCAAAGGCCGGACGGCTTCTGGAACGCCGAGCTGCTGTTCGGCGGCCAGGAGTCGAGCAGCACCGCGCTGATCACCCACGCCCTGGCGGCCGGGATCAACGCGGGCGTGCTCGACCGGGACGCGTACCTGCCCGTCGTGCGGCGGGGCTGGACCGCGCTGACCACGTCGGCGTTGCGGGACAGCGGCCTGTTCGGCTACGTGCAGGCCCGCGGGTCGCACCGGCGGGCCGGCGCGGACGACAGCGCGGCGTTCGGCGTGGGTGCGTTCCTCAGCGCTGGTCAGCAGGTTGCGGCTCTGACACCGGGCTGCTGA
- a CDS encoding 4a-hydroxytetrahydrobiopterin dehydratase, translating into MAELMTDDQVTEALRALPSWSAQENALMRIVELKSFAEAIQVVNRVAEIAENNDHHPDIDIRWRTLTFRVSTHSKGGVTALDIGLATEIDGVVEALG; encoded by the coding sequence ATGGCCGAACTGATGACCGACGACCAGGTGACCGAAGCCCTCCGCGCGCTGCCGAGCTGGAGCGCGCAGGAGAACGCGCTGATGCGCATCGTGGAGCTGAAGAGCTTCGCGGAGGCGATCCAGGTGGTGAACCGGGTGGCCGAGATCGCCGAGAACAACGACCACCACCCGGACATCGACATCCGCTGGCGCACGCTGACGTTCCGGGTGAGCACGCACTCGAAGGGCGGCGTGACCGCGCTCGACATCGGCCTCGCCACCGAGATCGACGGCGTGGTCGAGGCGCTCGGGTAA
- a CDS encoding thiamine ABC transporter substrate-binding protein translates to MLRRVLFASACLSLVAGCSLSGGGGGSAPAAGDHVVTLVTHDSFVAKQETLDAFKSATGITVKPLAGGDAGALTNKLVLTKSNPIGDIAFGVDSTFASRALAEDVFAEYRSPEADKGSQRYEADSSGRLHAVDVGDVCLNVDVAGLAAKGVPEPKTYDDLVDPKYKDMLVVEDPATSSPGLAFLLGTIGKYGPTSWSEYWTKLKANGVKVVSGWEEAYNQDFSGSAGKGPRPIVVSYASSPSAEIGDDGTPRTKALLDTCYRQVEYAGVLAGAKNPEDARKVLDFLLSEQFQADVPEQMYVYPSREGVRLPESWTKAAPLPKTSQTLPADQVSANREQWVQQWRTLVVG, encoded by the coding sequence ATGCTTCGCCGAGTTCTGTTCGCGTCCGCATGCCTTTCGCTCGTCGCGGGGTGTTCCCTGAGCGGCGGCGGCGGCGGTTCCGCGCCCGCCGCGGGCGACCACGTCGTCACGCTGGTGACGCACGACTCGTTCGTCGCCAAGCAGGAGACCCTGGACGCCTTCAAGTCCGCCACCGGGATCACGGTCAAGCCGCTCGCCGGCGGTGACGCCGGGGCGCTGACGAACAAGCTGGTGCTGACCAAGTCCAACCCGATCGGCGACATCGCCTTCGGCGTCGACTCGACGTTCGCGTCGCGGGCGCTGGCCGAGGACGTGTTCGCCGAGTACCGGAGCCCCGAGGCGGACAAGGGCTCGCAGCGCTACGAGGCCGACTCCAGCGGCAGGCTGCACGCCGTCGACGTCGGGGACGTGTGCCTCAACGTCGACGTCGCCGGGCTGGCCGCGAAGGGCGTGCCGGAGCCGAAGACCTACGACGACCTGGTCGACCCGAAGTACAAGGACATGCTGGTGGTCGAGGACCCGGCCACCTCCTCGCCGGGGCTGGCGTTCCTGCTCGGCACCATCGGCAAGTACGGCCCCACCAGCTGGTCCGAGTACTGGACCAAGCTCAAGGCCAACGGCGTCAAGGTCGTCAGCGGCTGGGAGGAGGCCTACAACCAGGACTTCTCCGGGTCCGCGGGCAAGGGTCCGCGGCCGATCGTGGTGTCGTACGCGTCCTCGCCGTCGGCCGAGATCGGCGACGACGGCACGCCGCGCACCAAGGCGCTGCTCGACACCTGCTACCGGCAGGTCGAGTACGCGGGTGTGCTGGCGGGCGCGAAGAACCCCGAGGACGCCAGGAAGGTGCTGGACTTCCTGCTGTCGGAGCAGTTCCAGGCCGACGTGCCCGAGCAGATGTACGTGTACCCGTCGCGTGAAGGCGTGCGGCTGCCCGAGTCGTGGACCAAGGCGGCGCCGCTGCCCAAGACGTCGCAGACGTTGCCCGCGGACCAGGTCAGCGCCAACCGCGAGCAGTGGGTGCAGCAGTGGCGCACGCTAGTAGTGGGCTGA
- a CDS encoding ABC transporter permease — protein sequence MAHASSGLIPQGTGWAFAALVPLVFLGVFFAWPVLAIVRLGLRDGGVGAVLASAGTWELVGFTLGQAAASTVLALVTGLPVAFLLARCKVAGTGFVRAAVMVPFVLPTVVVGLAFRALWPDGGVLPIVLANAFFNVAVVARTVGGLWAHTDRRAEDAARALGASRPRAFLSVVLPALLPAIGSAASVVFLFCATSFGVVLVLGGARHRTLETEIYLRTVELFDLSGAAALSLLQFAAVLAVLLLGGLARRRRETALSLRGNAEVVRRPTGGEWGVVGVAFAVVLTLLVPVVGLVLRSLSTVDGWSLAGYRALSGTGERGTLAVSGVDAAVNSLRAATDATLLALFIGVFSAVVLIGLRRGRAPRGVGEVLDTALMLPLGVSAVTVGFGYLITMDALPGDLRTSPALVPLAQALVVTPLIVRMVLPVLRAVDERLRQAAATLGASPWRVWREVDLPLAGRSLLAAAGFGFVVALGEFGATSFLARPDSPTLPIVIARLMSRPGQLNSQMAYAACALLMVVTVAAVLLIERLRVPSGGEF from the coding sequence GTGGCGCACGCTAGTAGTGGGCTGATCCCCCAAGGCACCGGCTGGGCGTTCGCGGCATTGGTGCCGCTGGTGTTCCTGGGCGTCTTCTTCGCCTGGCCGGTGCTCGCGATCGTGCGCCTCGGGCTGCGCGACGGCGGCGTCGGCGCGGTGCTGGCCTCCGCCGGGACGTGGGAGCTGGTCGGGTTCACCCTCGGTCAGGCCGCCGCGTCCACGGTGCTCGCCCTGGTCACGGGGCTGCCGGTGGCGTTCCTGCTGGCGCGCTGCAAGGTCGCGGGCACCGGGTTCGTGCGCGCGGCGGTGATGGTGCCGTTCGTGCTGCCGACCGTGGTGGTGGGCCTGGCGTTCCGGGCGCTCTGGCCCGACGGAGGGGTGCTGCCGATCGTGCTGGCCAACGCGTTCTTCAACGTCGCGGTGGTCGCGCGGACCGTCGGCGGGCTGTGGGCGCACACCGACCGCCGGGCCGAGGACGCCGCCCGCGCGCTGGGCGCGTCCAGGCCGCGGGCGTTCCTGTCGGTGGTGCTGCCCGCGCTGCTGCCCGCGATCGGGTCGGCGGCGTCGGTGGTGTTCCTGTTCTGCGCCACCAGTTTCGGCGTGGTGCTGGTGCTCGGCGGGGCGCGCCACCGGACGTTGGAGACCGAGATCTACCTGCGCACGGTGGAGCTGTTCGACCTGTCCGGCGCGGCCGCGCTGTCGCTGCTCCAGTTCGCCGCGGTGCTCGCGGTGCTGCTGCTGGGCGGGCTGGCCCGGCGCAGGCGCGAGACCGCGCTGTCGTTGCGCGGCAACGCCGAGGTGGTGCGCAGGCCGACCGGCGGCGAGTGGGGGGTGGTCGGCGTCGCGTTCGCCGTGGTGCTCACGCTGCTCGTCCCGGTGGTCGGCCTGGTCCTGCGCTCGCTGTCCACTGTGGACGGTTGGAGCCTCGCGGGCTACCGGGCGCTGTCCGGCACGGGGGAGCGCGGAACGCTCGCCGTGTCCGGGGTCGACGCGGCGGTGAACTCGCTGCGCGCGGCGACCGACGCGACGCTGTTGGCGCTGTTCATCGGCGTGTTCTCCGCGGTCGTGCTGATCGGGCTGCGCCGCGGCCGGGCGCCCCGCGGTGTCGGCGAGGTGCTGGACACCGCGCTGATGCTGCCGCTCGGCGTGTCCGCGGTGACGGTCGGCTTCGGCTACCTGATCACCATGGACGCCCTGCCCGGCGACCTGCGCACCTCACCCGCGCTGGTGCCGCTGGCGCAGGCGCTCGTGGTCACGCCGCTGATCGTGCGGATGGTGCTGCCGGTGCTGCGCGCGGTCGACGAACGGCTGCGGCAGGCCGCCGCGACGCTCGGCGCGAGCCCGTGGCGGGTGTGGCGCGAGGTCGACCTGCCGCTCGCGGGCCGGTCCCTGCTCGCCGCCGCCGGGTTCGGGTTCGTGGTGGCGCTGGGCGAGTTCGGCGCCACCAGCTTCCTGGCCCGTCCCGACTCGCCGACGCTGCCGATCGTGATCGCCCGGCTGATGTCGCGGCCGGGACAGCTCAACAGCCAGATGGCCTATGCGGCGTGCGCGCTGCTGATGGTCGTGACGGTCGCCGCGGTGCTGCTGATCGAACGGCTGCGCGTGCCCAGTGGTGGGGAGTTCTGA
- a CDS encoding ABC transporter ATP-binding protein: protein MSLLIDGVDVRYGAVTAVSGVDLTVDDGEVVALLGPSGCGKSTLLRAVAGLERPSAGTVRWDDEDLAGVPVHRRGFGLVFQDGQLFPHRDVAGNVAFGMRMHGVEAEARHKRVAELLELVGLGGYQKRKVTELSGGEQQRVALARALAPRPRLLLLDEPLSALDRALREQLAVDLARLLREAGATALVVTHDHDEAFTLADRVAVMRTGRIRQVGPPTEVWRSPVDVETAKFLGCNRVLPADVALDLLGITVPGRVGLRSTALRVDASGPLEGVVAERVHRRDHVRLLVVVRGEEFEAVAPIAEPPALGDRVRLSVDSDGLAVLPG, encoded by the coding sequence ATGTCGTTGCTGATCGACGGGGTCGACGTCCGCTACGGCGCCGTCACAGCCGTGTCCGGGGTCGACCTGACCGTCGACGACGGGGAGGTCGTCGCGCTGCTCGGCCCGTCCGGCTGCGGCAAGTCGACTCTGCTGCGCGCGGTCGCGGGCCTGGAACGGCCCAGCGCGGGCACCGTCCGGTGGGACGACGAGGACCTGGCGGGCGTCCCGGTGCACCGCAGGGGGTTCGGGCTGGTGTTCCAGGACGGGCAGCTGTTCCCGCACCGCGACGTAGCGGGCAACGTGGCGTTCGGCATGAGGATGCACGGCGTGGAGGCCGAGGCGCGGCACAAGCGCGTCGCCGAACTGCTGGAACTGGTCGGCCTGGGCGGCTACCAGAAGCGCAAGGTCACCGAGCTGTCCGGCGGCGAGCAGCAGCGGGTCGCGCTGGCGAGGGCGCTGGCGCCCCGGCCCCGGTTGCTGCTGCTCGACGAGCCGCTGTCCGCGCTGGACCGGGCGCTGCGCGAGCAGCTCGCGGTCGACCTGGCCCGGCTGCTGCGGGAGGCAGGCGCCACCGCGCTGGTCGTCACGCACGACCACGACGAGGCGTTCACCCTCGCCGACCGGGTCGCCGTGATGCGCACGGGACGAATCCGGCAGGTCGGCCCGCCCACCGAGGTGTGGCGGTCGCCGGTCGACGTGGAGACCGCGAAGTTCCTGGGGTGCAACCGCGTCCTGCCCGCCGACGTCGCCCTCGACCTGCTCGGCATCACCGTGCCGGGCCGGGTCGGCCTGCGCTCGACGGCGCTGCGCGTGGACGCTTCGGGGCCGTTGGAGGGAGTGGTCGCGGAGCGGGTGCACCGCCGCGACCACGTGCGGCTGCTCGTGGTCGTGCGGGGCGAGGAGTTCGAGGCCGTCGCCCCGATCGCCGAACCACCCGCGCTCGGTGACCGGGTGCGGCTGTCGGTGGACTCCGACGGGCTGGCCGTGTTGCCCGGTTAG
- a CDS encoding ABC transporter permease — translation MTAAVATRAPLTRQLRSELRWILRRPRTVIGLGLLCVVPVLAGIGLWFAVDNTDGPAGPGLAAIISGNGLVLPIFTLFLSLPLLLPLVGAIWAADGLAGEANSGTLRGLMVAPVGRVRLLGVKAFGIAAMSLFAVTLMAFVGTITGIALFGMNGMLTISGTTLSVGAALGRIVLTILLVTFQMWAVAAVALSISACTEHPLVVMAATMAGLIVFAVLGAFSSLDWLQPYLITSAWDGLADVMRDPMPTAELWNSTGLAACYLVIGLSLAAIRLVTKDG, via the coding sequence ATGACCGCCGCGGTCGCCACGCGCGCTCCGTTGACCAGGCAGTTGCGATCGGAGTTGCGCTGGATCCTGCGCCGCCCGCGCACCGTGATCGGCCTCGGGTTGCTGTGCGTCGTACCCGTCCTGGCCGGGATCGGGCTCTGGTTCGCGGTCGACAACACCGACGGCCCCGCCGGTCCCGGTCTCGCCGCGATCATCTCCGGCAACGGTCTGGTGCTGCCGATCTTCACGCTGTTCCTGTCGCTGCCGCTGCTGCTGCCGCTGGTCGGCGCGATCTGGGCGGCCGACGGCCTGGCGGGCGAGGCCAACAGCGGCACGCTGCGCGGCCTGATGGTCGCGCCGGTCGGCCGGGTCCGGCTGCTCGGCGTCAAGGCGTTCGGCATCGCCGCGATGTCGCTGTTCGCGGTGACGCTGATGGCGTTCGTCGGCACGATCACCGGCATCGCGCTGTTCGGCATGAACGGGATGCTCACGATCTCCGGCACCACGCTGTCCGTCGGCGCGGCCCTCGGCCGAATCGTGCTGACCATCCTGCTGGTGACGTTCCAGATGTGGGCCGTGGCCGCCGTGGCGCTGTCCATCTCGGCGTGCACCGAACACCCCCTGGTCGTCATGGCCGCGACCATGGCCGGACTCATCGTGTTCGCCGTGCTCGGCGCGTTCAGCTCCCTGGACTGGCTCCAGCCCTACCTGATCACCTCGGCGTGGGACGGACTGGCGGACGTCATGCGCGACCCGATGCCCACCGCGGAACTGTGGAACAGCACCGGCCTGGCCGCCTGCTACCTGGTGATCGGCCTGTCACTCGCCGCCATCCGACTGGTCACCAAGGACGGCTAG